A single Ammospiza caudacuta isolate bAmmCau1 chromosome 6, bAmmCau1.pri, whole genome shotgun sequence DNA region contains:
- the AP4S1 gene encoding AP-4 complex subunit sigma-1 — protein sequence MIKFFLMVNKQGQTRLSRYYEHVEVNKRTVLEAEVIKNCLSRSKDECSFVEYKDFKLVYRQYAALFIVVGIDQTENEMAVYELIHNFVEVLDKYFSRVSELDIMFNLDRVHIILDEMVLNGCIVETNRNRILAPLFVLDKVAEG from the exons atgatAAAATTTTTTCTTATGGTTAACAAACAAGGTCAAACAAGACTGTCCAGGTATTATGAGCATGTAGAAGTTAATAAACGGACAGTGCTGGAAGCTGAAGTAATCAAAAACTGTCTCTCTCGTTCAAAGGATGAG TGCTCTTTTGTTGAGTATAAGGACTTCAAGCTGGTGTACCGACAGTATGCAGCCCTTTTCATAGTTGTTGGCATCGACCAGACAGAG AATGAGATGGCAGTATATGAACTAATTCATAATTTTGTGGAAGTTTTGGACAAATACTTCAGCAGAGTG AGTGAATTAGAT ATCATGTTCAATTTGGACAGAGTGCACATCATTTTGGATGAAATGGTGCTAAATGGTTGCATTGTGGAAACAAACCGGAACAGAATTCTCGCCCCTCTGTTTGTGCTTGACAAAGTGGCAGAAGGGTAG